A window of candidate division WOR-3 bacterium genomic DNA:
TAAACGACGAACTCGCTGATGTACTGGGCAATTTCGTTAACAGGACGCTTACGTTTATACTTAAATACTACGAAGGAAAGGTTCCGGCGCTTGATTTGTCTTTAATTGACGAAGAAGTTTTGGAGGAGATAAAAACGTATCCTGGTAAAATCGGGGGGTTTTTGGAAAAATTTGAAGCAAAAAAAGCGGCGTTTGAATTCATGAAATTAGCCAGAACCGGCAACAGACTTTTTCAGTCAAGCGAACCATGGGTCCTGGTAAAAAAAGACCCCAAAAAATGTGAATCGACGCTGGCTTTTTGTGTAGCTCTAATAGACACTCTCGCTGTATTGATAGAGCCTTTCATGCCTTTTACTTCCGAAAAAATATTGAAAATTCTCAGGCTCGATAAGAGAAACTGGAATCAAGCCTCTGAATTCAGGATAAAAAAGAACCATGAGATAGGAAAACCCGAAATTCTTTTCACAAAAATTGAAGATAAAAAAATCGAGGCGCAGAGGAGTTTACTCGGCAAGGAGAGAAAAGACGTGAAAGAGACACTAACAGAGAATATCGGCATAGCGGATCTGGAGAAAGCCGGTTTGAAAGTAGGGCTTGTAAAATCCATTCAAAGGGTTGAAAAATCGGATAAATTGTATAAAATAGTCGTCGATCTGGGCGATGAAGAACGGCAGATCGTCGCCGGATTGGTGCCTTATTATAATGAGGAAGAGATTTTGGGGAAAAAAGTGATCGTCGTTTCGAATCTTCAACCTGCTAAAATAAGAGGGGAAGATTCCAACGGTATGATACTCGCCGCTGATGACGGCAAAACTGTCTCTCTTCTCTGTCTTGACAGAGACATTCCGCAGGGGTCGAGGATAAGGTAAAAAACCTGCAAATGCGATGCAATACTTATGAAGGTGTAGGAGGATATGAGGCTCAAGAGGATTGATATTTTTGGATTCAAATCTTTCGCCGACAGGGTTTCTATGGATTTCGACGATGGAATTACCGGAATAGTCGGACCGAACGGATGCGGCAAGTCAAACCTGATCGAGGCGATCAGGTGGGCTCTCGGAGAACAAAACAGCAGACTGATCAGAGCGGTGAAAATGGAAGAAGTGATTTTCAACGGTACCACTGAAAGACCGCCTCTCGGTTTCACGGAAATTGACCTGACTTTCGAATCAAAGGGTGAGTCTTCTTCGCCTCTGGGTTTTCACGAGATAACTTTTCGAAGAAGGGTAAAAAGAGACGGTGTAAGTGAATACTTCATAAACCAAACCCCTTGCTTGCTCAGAGATGTCATTGACACTCTGAGAAATATCGGCATAACGAGCAGGAGTTATTCGCTGTTTTCACTCGACGCGATTAAAAGAATTCTCGACGACGACAGCCAGGTCAGACGGGATATGTTCGCAGAAGTATCAGGCATAGCAAAATATCAAGCTCAAAAAAACGTCACCATTTCAAGGCTCAGGGATACCGAAGCCGACATTATGCGGCTTCAAGACAAGATAGAAGAGGTCAATACAAACCTGGATATGCTTAAAAAAGACCTCAGGAAGACCAACCAGTACAAAAATTTGAAAACCAAATATGAAGCCAGACTGCTGTGCTTTTCGAAGAAAAAACGTGACGAGATAATTGGGGTGGAATCTCGATTGACAGAGGACATACAAAAGAACCAGATCAGAAGAACTCAAATGGAAGAGGAAGCCAAAAATTTTAGCGTTGAAATAGACTCTCTTTGGTCTCAAGAGCAGAATTTGGGTAAGGATTTGTCCGAAAAGCAAGAAAAGCTCGATGAACATCTTTCCGTGTTTTCAAAAATAAGCGCTGAAATAGCGGAAACGAGGCAGCGGATAAAATATTTAGATGAAAAAATTCTTGAGCATGAAGAGGAATTAAAAGGCATAGAAATTTCGATTCCTTCCCTGGAAAATGAGAGCGCTCAGATGGAGAGAGATTTTGGAGGTTTTTTAACCGATGAAAACCTGAAACAAAAAGAACGGTCGAACCTAATCGGTTCGCTTGAAAAGGAAAGAGCGGTCATCGATAGTTTGACCGACAAAATTTCTATGGAATACAAAAACAGGGACGATAAAGACAGACAAGACATCAACCTACAAAACGAGATAACGGCTCTTTCCGAAAAGAGAACGCTCAAAACTGATTTACTGAGAAGTTTAAAGGAAACTCAAGTGAACAGAAAGATCGAGAAAGACGAATACACAGAGAAACTCATGACAATCGAAGAATCGGTCAAAAAACTATATTATGAGCAAAATGCCATCGAAGGAACCTTGTCTGACCTCAGAGAAAAAAGCTCCTTGTTGAATTCGAAAAGGGAATCCCTTCAAACCCTTATGTCTTCGCTTGAAAAAGATCTCGCTTCATGCGATTCAGAACTTTCTCTTCTCACCAACCAGCAGAGAGACCTTGAAGGGTATGACGAAGCGACAAAGTATCTTCTAAAAAAATACGGTTACAGAACTCTCGGCGATCTTGTAGAAGTTGAGAAAGGGCATGAATTGGCTGTTGAAATAGTTTTGGGTTCGGCGCTCGGCGCAGTCATTGTCCAGGAGAATCAACTCAAGAAAATGGCGGAAGAAATAAAAATCGAGGAAAAGGGGAAAGCCTGGTTTCTTGTTAAAGTCGAAAATGAACAAGAAGGAGAGATCGTCTTTCCTCAAGGTCTGGATCCGCTTTCGTCCCATGTGAAAGTCAGGGATGAATCGCTGAATCTCATTGTAAAGAGGATACTTGACGACTGGTTTGTGGTCCGGGACGGGGAAGATATGTTGGAAATTTCGAAAAAACATCCGTCTTTATGCGCGGTGGACAAAGATGGGCGTTTCACAATCAAGGGGGCTCTTTATTCCATGGGGGCACAGAGCCTCAAAATAATCGGAAGAAAAGAGAGAATAGAAGAATTGAAAGCGGTTAAAGAAACGCTCAAAGAAAAAATTGGTTCTGCAGAAGAAGAAAAATTGGTCAACGACAGGAACCTCGACGATGTCATTCAAGAATTGGGTGATAAAACTCAAACACTGAAAATGATAGTAGACAAAAAGGGTACCCTTCAGACGGAAATTCAAAACTTGAACTATAAAATCGGACTCGTTGAAGAAACCGACAGAGAAGAAACTGAAGAATTCAAAGAACTGGAGCGTGAACTCGGAGAAATCGAGGCCAGTCTAGGCGAAAAAAACAGGCAAAGCGCCAAAATCGCAATAGAGAGAGAAAACATTCTTTCTTCCATAGATTCTTTGAATTCCGAACTTCAGGAAGCCCGGAAGAAGATAGAACCGTCTCTTGCTCAAATTTCTGAAATTGAGAAACAGACGGCTGTTTTGTCGGAGAGAAAAAAAACAATTTCAGAAAGACTATCTGAAAAAAAACTCCAGGTAGAAAAAGCTCTTGACAGAGCCGAACAACTCGGCAAAATGACCGCTCAGGAAAGGGAAATGGTAAAAAAACTTCAGTTCGAAACTGTTTCAATGGAAGAAAAGAAGAGCGAATACGCGGCTATATTGGAGAATTCCAAAAGAGAGATTGAGTTTATTCAATCCTCCATAGAAGAGATAAGGCAAAAAAACAGAAAAACCGAAGAAGAGAGCAGAATCCTTGAAAAAAGTAA
This region includes:
- the smc gene encoding chromosome segregation protein SMC gives rise to the protein MRLKRIDIFGFKSFADRVSMDFDDGITGIVGPNGCGKSNLIEAIRWALGEQNSRLIRAVKMEEVIFNGTTERPPLGFTEIDLTFESKGESSSPLGFHEITFRRRVKRDGVSEYFINQTPCLLRDVIDTLRNIGITSRSYSLFSLDAIKRILDDDSQVRRDMFAEVSGIAKYQAQKNVTISRLRDTEADIMRLQDKIEEVNTNLDMLKKDLRKTNQYKNLKTKYEARLLCFSKKKRDEIIGVESRLTEDIQKNQIRRTQMEEEAKNFSVEIDSLWSQEQNLGKDLSEKQEKLDEHLSVFSKISAEIAETRQRIKYLDEKILEHEEELKGIEISIPSLENESAQMERDFGGFLTDENLKQKERSNLIGSLEKERAVIDSLTDKISMEYKNRDDKDRQDINLQNEITALSEKRTLKTDLLRSLKETQVNRKIEKDEYTEKLMTIEESVKKLYYEQNAIEGTLSDLREKSSLLNSKRESLQTLMSSLEKDLASCDSELSLLTNQQRDLEGYDEATKYLLKKYGYRTLGDLVEVEKGHELAVEIVLGSALGAVIVQENQLKKMAEEIKIEEKGKAWFLVKVENEQEGEIVFPQGLDPLSSHVKVRDESLNLIVKRILDDWFVVRDGEDMLEISKKHPSLCAVDKDGRFTIKGALYSMGAQSLKIIGRKERIEELKAVKETLKEKIGSAEEEKLVNDRNLDDVIQELGDKTQTLKMIVDKKGTLQTEIQNLNYKIGLVEETDREETEEFKELERELGEIEASLGEKNRQSAKIAIERENILSSIDSLNSELQEARKKIEPSLAQISEIEKQTAVLSERKKTISERLSEKKLQVEKALDRAEQLGKMTAQEREMVKKLQFETVSMEEKKSEYAAILENSKREIEFIQSSIEEIRQKNRKTEEESRILEKSKTELMDVSQELRVKMADLRGELNNIAKELETAFGFGLEKLDEVEPNDEEVTQEDIIRIKSRLLAMGSVNENAEQEYSEILERFNFLRTQRDDLESTKKGLKETINSIDKVAREKFLETFEAVRINFKNIFSILFKSSSEENNDNFLADLELEEDKDPLESDIRVIAVPPGKKLSTTRLLSTGEQSFTALSLLYALHQMRLSPLVVLDEVDAPLDDSNVEIFIRFLKTIALESQVILVTHNRRTMEFCQALYGITMEEKGVSSIVSVNLEKIDEFLGEDN